A single Seriola aureovittata isolate HTS-2021-v1 ecotype China chromosome 19, ASM2101889v1, whole genome shotgun sequence DNA region contains:
- the knstrn gene encoding small kinetochore-associated protein → MSSKIPRGAQLPAETKKTGNKFESKDTATASANTAQKSDGILRPQKENLPRKNVASKVHKGVSTRYGQQAELKEQNQHLTTVNEELQKNLTETQQRVDELKLQFGDLEKENAEVQKQLKDCHVLLVAAKIDPVLGERVGEAAQQNEDQRKEAMSVSADLLNELRTFGETASQQRARLEEIQTTMTDLTKARECMMQERENFCLEAAEMEKALKEAEALLL, encoded by the exons ATGTCCTCAAAAATTCCTAGAG GTGCACAGTTACCTGCAGAAACGAAGAAAACAGGTAATAAATTTGAATCCAAAGACACAGCAACTGCATCTGCAAATACTGCCCAAAAATCAGATGGCATCCTTAGACCTCAAAAAGAAAACTTACCAAG AAAAAATGTTGCTTCTAAAGTTCACAAAGG GGTCTCCACCAGGTACGGGCAACAGGCAGAGCTCAAGGAGCAAAATCAGCATTTGACGACTGTCAACGAGGAGCTGCAGAAAAacctcacagagacacag CAAAGGGTAGATGAGTTGAAGCTGCAGTTCGGTGACCTTGAGAAGGAGAATGCAGAGGTACAGAAACAGCTGAAGGACTGCCATGTTCTTCTAGTCGCAGCAAAAATAGACCCAG TTTTAGGAGAAAGGGTTGGAGAGGCTGCACAACAAAATGAagatcaaagaaaagaagctaTG aGTGTCTCTGCGGACCTGCTGAATGAATTAAGGACATTTGGTGAAACTGCATCACAGCAACGTGCTCGGCTAGAG GAAATCCAAACAACAATGACAGACCTCACTAAAGCACGAGAATGCATGATGCAGGAAAGGGAGAACTTTTGTCTGGAGGCTGCTGAGATGGAAAAAGCTCTCAAGGAAGCAGAAGCTCTCTTACTGTAA